In the Salinirubrum litoreum genome, one interval contains:
- a CDS encoding PPC domain-containing DNA-binding protein, with the protein MNYREVTGSREFLLRLDTDADWRQEIEEFAAREDIDAAWFLGMGAVQDAEIWFYDQSDYEYRSVRFDEPLEVASCVGNVALLDDEPFAHTHVALSRPSGQTLAGHLNAATVFAGEVYLKTFEEPLEREHDDVTDLDLWL; encoded by the coding sequence ATGAACTACCGGGAGGTCACGGGGAGCCGCGAGTTCCTCCTGCGACTCGACACGGACGCCGACTGGCGGCAGGAGATCGAGGAGTTCGCCGCGCGAGAGGACATCGACGCGGCGTGGTTCCTCGGGATGGGCGCGGTGCAGGACGCCGAGATCTGGTTCTACGACCAGTCCGACTACGAGTACCGGTCGGTGCGGTTCGACGAACCGCTGGAGGTCGCCAGTTGCGTGGGCAACGTCGCCCTGCTGGACGACGAACCCTTCGCGCACACCCACGTCGCGCTCTCCCGCCCGAGCGGCCAGACGCTCGCCGGCCACCTCAACGCCGCGACGGTCTTCGCCGGCGAGGTGTACCTCAAGACGTTCGAGGAACCGCTGGAACGCGAACACGACGACGTGACCGACCTCGACCTGTGGCTGTGA
- a CDS encoding DNA polymerase II large subunit, producing the protein MREDDERYFERIESRLDEAFDRAEAAKAQGHDPKEAVEIPVAKDMADRVENILGISGVAERVRELEGEMSREEAALALAEDFAEGKVGDYDSREGKVEGAVRTAVALLTEGVVAAPIEGIDRVELLENDDGTEFINVYYAGPIRSAGGTAQALSVLVADYTRTLIGVEEYRARDEEIERYAEEVNLYDKETGLQYTPKDKESTFIAEHMPIMLDGEATGDEEVSGFRDLERVDTNNARGGMCLVLAEGIALKAPKIQRYTRQLDEVDWPWLQDLIDGTIGKDDSKAADDAESESEADEESEGADTGDETDEETPADTPAGPLRVEPSTKFLRDLIAGRPVFGHPSESGGFRLRYGRSRNHGFATAGVHPATMHLVDDFLATGTQIKTERPGKAAGVVPVDSIEGPTVRLANGDVRRIDDPEEALEVRNGVEKILDLGEYLVNYGEFVENNHPLAPASYTVEWWVQEFESAGGDVQAMEDSPHVDLDDPTPEEALEWATEYDCPLHPKFTYLWHDVSVEAFETLADAVASGEVVAGDGGAVEGAIPDDLRSEEADPISGDLRIERTDELQTTLESLLVEHTQTEEAIRIPEWRLLAASLGVTPELEQTWDDLSASAREHAVEDPGDNAVAAVNEVAPFEVRERAPTRIGNRMGRPEKSESRDLSPAVHTLFPIGEAGGTQRNVADAARARNEAGQRGIVEVQVGTRRCPDCDAETYRTLCPECATHTEAYYECEDCEIEAEPDESGRVECPRCDREVSSVDWHEIDLGAAFRDAHERVGEREASYDILKGVKGLTSADKTPEPIEKGILRAKRGVSSFKDGTVRYDMTDLPVTSVRPSELDVTAEHFRELGYDTDIDGEPLRFDDQLVELKVQDIVLSDGAAEHMLKTADFVDDLLTQFYDLPAFYEVDERDDLVGELVFGMAPHTSAAVVGRVVGFTSAAVGYAHPYFHAAKRRNCDGDEDCVMLLMDGLLNFSKQYLPDKRGGRMDAPLVMSSRIDPAEIDDEAHNMDIVRQYPEEFYEATLEMADPSDVEELIQIGEDTLGTEDQYHGFDHTHDTSNIHLGPSLSAYKTLGSMMDKMDAQLALSRKLRAVDETDVAERVIEYHFLPDLIGNLRAFSRQETRCLDCGEKYRRMPLTGDCRECGGRVNLTVHQGSVNKYMDTAIEVAEEFGCRDYTKQRLEVLERSLESVFENDHNKQSGIADFM; encoded by the coding sequence ATGCGCGAGGACGACGAACGCTACTTCGAGCGCATCGAGAGTCGGCTGGACGAGGCGTTCGACCGCGCCGAGGCCGCGAAGGCGCAGGGCCACGATCCGAAAGAGGCGGTCGAGATTCCGGTCGCGAAGGACATGGCCGACCGGGTGGAGAACATCCTCGGCATCTCCGGCGTCGCGGAGCGCGTCCGCGAGTTAGAGGGCGAGATGTCCCGCGAGGAGGCCGCGCTGGCGCTCGCGGAGGACTTCGCCGAGGGGAAGGTCGGCGACTACGACAGCAGGGAGGGGAAGGTCGAAGGCGCGGTCCGGACCGCCGTCGCCCTGCTGACCGAGGGGGTCGTCGCCGCCCCCATCGAAGGGATCGACCGCGTCGAACTGCTGGAGAACGACGACGGGACCGAGTTCATCAACGTCTACTACGCCGGCCCGATCCGCTCTGCCGGCGGGACGGCGCAAGCGCTCTCGGTCCTCGTGGCCGACTACACCCGGACGCTGATCGGCGTCGAGGAGTACAGGGCCCGCGACGAGGAGATCGAACGCTACGCCGAGGAGGTCAACCTCTACGACAAGGAGACCGGACTCCAGTACACGCCGAAAGACAAGGAGTCGACGTTCATCGCCGAGCACATGCCGATCATGCTGGACGGCGAGGCGACCGGCGACGAGGAGGTCTCGGGCTTCCGCGACCTCGAACGCGTTGACACCAACAACGCTCGCGGCGGGATGTGTCTCGTCCTCGCGGAGGGGATCGCACTGAAGGCCCCGAAGATTCAGCGGTACACCCGCCAACTCGACGAGGTCGACTGGCCGTGGCTCCAGGATCTCATCGACGGCACCATCGGCAAAGACGACTCGAAGGCGGCGGACGACGCCGAAAGCGAGTCCGAAGCCGACGAGGAGAGCGAGGGAGCCGACACAGGTGACGAGACCGACGAGGAGACGCCCGCAGACACACCGGCCGGCCCACTCCGCGTCGAGCCCTCCACGAAGTTCCTCCGAGACCTGATCGCCGGGCGACCCGTCTTCGGCCACCCCTCCGAGTCCGGCGGCTTCCGACTCCGGTACGGCCGGTCGCGGAACCACGGCTTCGCCACGGCGGGCGTCCACCCCGCGACGATGCACCTCGTGGACGACTTCCTCGCCACCGGGACGCAGATCAAGACCGAGCGCCCGGGGAAGGCGGCCGGCGTCGTCCCGGTCGACTCCATCGAGGGTCCGACGGTCAGACTCGCGAACGGCGACGTGCGCCGCATCGACGACCCCGAGGAGGCACTCGAAGTCAGAAACGGCGTCGAGAAGATCCTCGACCTGGGCGAGTATCTCGTCAACTACGGCGAGTTCGTGGAGAACAACCACCCACTCGCGCCGGCGTCGTACACCGTCGAGTGGTGGGTCCAGGAGTTCGAGTCCGCCGGCGGGGACGTGCAGGCGATGGAAGACTCCCCGCACGTCGATCTGGACGACCCGACGCCCGAGGAGGCCCTGGAGTGGGCGACCGAGTACGACTGTCCGCTCCACCCGAAGTTCACCTACCTCTGGCACGACGTGTCGGTCGAGGCGTTCGAGACGCTGGCCGACGCGGTCGCGAGCGGCGAGGTCGTCGCCGGCGACGGCGGAGCGGTCGAAGGAGCGATCCCGGACGACCTCCGGTCGGAGGAGGCCGATCCGATCTCCGGCGACCTCCGAATCGAGCGAACCGACGAGTTGCAGACGACGCTCGAATCACTCCTCGTCGAACACACCCAGACCGAGGAGGCGATTCGGATTCCCGAGTGGCGACTGCTCGCCGCGTCGCTCGGCGTGACGCCGGAACTGGAGCAGACCTGGGACGACCTCTCGGCATCTGCCCGCGAGCACGCGGTCGAAGACCCGGGCGACAACGCGGTCGCGGCGGTCAACGAGGTCGCGCCCTTCGAGGTCAGGGAACGCGCGCCGACCCGGATCGGCAACCGGATGGGCCGCCCCGAGAAGTCCGAGAGCCGCGACCTCTCGCCGGCGGTCCACACCCTCTTTCCCATCGGGGAGGCCGGCGGTACCCAGCGCAACGTCGCGGACGCGGCCCGCGCCCGCAACGAGGCCGGCCAGCGCGGCATCGTCGAGGTGCAGGTCGGCACCCGCCGGTGTCCCGACTGCGACGCGGAGACCTACCGGACGCTGTGTCCCGAGTGTGCGACCCACACCGAGGCGTACTACGAGTGCGAGGACTGTGAGATCGAAGCCGAACCGGACGAGTCCGGGCGCGTCGAGTGTCCGCGCTGTGACCGCGAGGTCTCCTCGGTCGACTGGCACGAGATCGACCTCGGGGCGGCCTTCCGCGATGCCCACGAGCGAGTCGGTGAACGCGAGGCCTCCTACGACATCCTCAAGGGCGTGAAGGGACTCACCTCGGCGGACAAGACGCCCGAACCCATCGAGAAGGGCATCCTCCGGGCGAAGCGCGGCGTCTCGTCGTTCAAGGACGGCACGGTCCGGTACGACATGACCGACCTGCCGGTGACGTCGGTGCGACCCTCGGAACTGGACGTGACCGCCGAACACTTCCGGGAACTCGGCTACGACACCGACATCGACGGCGAGCCACTGCGCTTCGACGACCAACTGGTCGAACTGAAGGTACAGGACATCGTTCTCTCGGACGGCGCGGCCGAGCACATGCTGAAGACGGCCGACTTCGTGGACGACCTGCTGACGCAGTTCTACGACCTGCCGGCGTTCTACGAGGTAGACGAGCGCGACGATCTGGTCGGTGAACTCGTCTTCGGAATGGCACCGCACACGTCGGCCGCCGTCGTCGGCCGAGTGGTCGGCTTTACGTCTGCTGCTGTCGGGTACGCGCATCCGTACTTCCACGCCGCGAAGCGACGCAACTGTGACGGCGACGAAGATTGCGTCATGCTCCTCATGGACGGCCTGCTGAACTTCTCGAAGCAGTACCTCCCGGACAAGCGTGGGGGTCGCATGGACGCGCCACTGGTGATGTCCTCGCGCATCGACCCCGCCGAGATCGACGACGAGGCGCACAACATGGACATCGTCAGGCAGTACCCCGAGGAGTTCTACGAGGCCACCTTAGAGATGGCCGACCCGAGCGACGTCGAGGAGTTGATCCAGATCGGCGAGGACACCCTCGGCACCGAGGACCAGTACCACGGCTTCGACCACACCCACGACACCTCGAACATCCACCTCGGGCCGTCGCTGTCGGCGTACAAGACCCTCGGGTCGATGATGGACAAGATGGACGCCCAACTCGCACTGTCCAGAAAGCTCCGCGCGGTCGACGAGACCGACGTGGCGGAGCGCGTCATCGAGTACCACTTCCTGCCGGACCTGATCGGGAACCTCCGGGCGTTCTCGCGGCAGGAGACGCGCTGTCTCGACTGCGGGGAGAAGTACCGCCGGATGCCACTGACCGGCGACTGCCGGGAGTGTGGCGGCCGGGTGAACCTCACGGTGCATCAGGGATCGGTGAACAAGTACATGGACACCGCCATCGAGGTGGCCGAGGAGTTCGGCTGTCGGGACTACACGAAACAGCGGTTAGAGGTGCTGGAGCGGTCGCTGGAGAGCGTCTTCGAGAACGACCACAACAAGCAGTCCGGTATCGCGGACTTCATGTGA
- a CDS encoding SDR family oxidoreductase: MTVNFDFDGKVALVTGASGALGSAVAHAFRDAGATVAAADIVEPDDEDALLDPAGDVHFYQGDFTDEADVERVIDQIVADHGRLDYVANIAGTWRGGTPIDETDVDTFDFLFDVNLKTMFLTSKHAVPHLRETEGAIVSISARSSLEGGEGDGIYRATKAGVRLLTETIAEENLGTVRANAVMPSVIDTPMNRDMMSSSDFSNWVTPEQIASVIMFLCSDAAAVTSGAAVPVYGEA; encoded by the coding sequence ATGACGGTCAACTTCGACTTCGACGGGAAGGTAGCACTCGTCACCGGCGCGTCGGGCGCACTCGGCAGTGCCGTGGCCCACGCCTTCCGAGATGCAGGAGCGACGGTCGCCGCCGCCGACATCGTCGAACCGGACGACGAGGACGCCCTGCTCGACCCGGCGGGGGACGTCCACTTCTATCAGGGCGACTTCACCGACGAGGCCGACGTGGAGCGCGTGATCGACCAGATCGTCGCGGACCACGGTCGACTGGACTACGTGGCGAACATCGCCGGGACGTGGCGCGGGGGGACGCCAATCGACGAGACCGACGTGGACACCTTCGACTTCCTGTTCGACGTGAACCTGAAGACGATGTTCCTCACCTCGAAACACGCCGTCCCACACCTCCGGGAGACCGAAGGGGCCATCGTCTCTATCTCCGCGCGGTCCTCGCTGGAGGGCGGCGAGGGCGACGGCATCTACCGCGCCACGAAGGCGGGCGTCCGCCTCCTGACCGAGACCATCGCCGAGGAGAATCTCGGGACCGTCCGCGCGAACGCGGTCATGCCGAGCGTCATCGACACCCCGATGAACCGCGACATGATGTCCAGTTCCGACTTCTCGAATTGGGTGACACCAGAGCAGATCGCCTCCGTGATCATGTTCCTCTGCTCGGACGCCGCCGCGGTGACGAGCGGTGCGGCCGTCCCGGTGTACGGCGAAGCCTGA
- a CDS encoding RNase P subunit p30 family protein, translated as MYEAVAPYPEGESTASRYALTASEYGFDGVVCRRTRPTDAPESEPATADIRSEFGVDVVDAVEIDADDPQSASGSVGNYRPKTTLLCVRGGTDAVNRYAVEAERVDVLTRPFADGGDVNHVLAKAAATNGVRIAFELGPVLRSDGGRRVQHLKKLRKLRELVRQYDTPFVVTGSPRSHLELRAPRELRAVGETIGFDPEEIESGLAEWGRLADRNRERASEEFIAPGVKRGKHEEDT; from the coding sequence GTGTACGAAGCCGTCGCGCCGTACCCGGAGGGCGAGTCCACCGCGAGTCGCTACGCGCTCACCGCGAGCGAGTACGGCTTCGACGGCGTCGTCTGCCGGCGGACGCGACCGACCGACGCCCCCGAGTCGGAACCGGCCACTGCCGACATCCGGAGCGAGTTCGGTGTCGACGTAGTCGACGCAGTGGAGATCGACGCCGACGACCCCCAATCCGCCAGCGGGAGCGTCGGCAACTACCGCCCGAAGACGACCCTGCTCTGTGTCCGTGGCGGCACCGACGCCGTGAACCGGTACGCCGTCGAGGCGGAGCGCGTCGACGTGTTGACTCGGCCGTTCGCCGACGGCGGCGACGTGAACCACGTGCTGGCGAAGGCTGCCGCGACCAACGGAGTCCGTATCGCGTTCGAGTTGGGCCCTGTGCTCCGTTCGGACGGCGGTCGGCGCGTCCAACACCTGAAGAAACTCCGGAAACTGCGCGAGTTGGTCCGGCAGTACGACACGCCGTTCGTCGTCACCGGATCGCCCCGGAGCCACCTCGAACTGCGCGCGCCGCGTGAACTCCGGGCAGTCGGCGAGACTATCGGGTTCGATCCCGAAGAGATCGAGTCGGGGCTCGCGGAGTGGGGACGACTCGCGGACCGCAATCGAGAGCGAGCGTCCGAGGAGTTCATTGCCCCCGGCGTGAAACGAGGCAAGCATGAAGAGGACACTTGA
- a CDS encoding class I SAM-dependent methyltransferase, which translates to MKRTLEEHADRFSEWADDYDESQDSPEYKACANLVVEYADPASSDTVLDLGTGTGAIALALAADAKRVIGRDISEGMLAKAREKADAGGHDNVEFGEGSFRDPNYDGPVDVVVSNFAMHHLSDDEKREAIQVIADLGPRRFVLGDVMFFGTPDPEEPFYSPEVDDPSTVGLLADALTDAGFALTAVEMVHEQVGVLVAENTVSAESVAERSDDATETTE; encoded by the coding sequence ATGAAGAGGACACTTGAGGAACACGCCGACCGCTTCTCCGAGTGGGCCGACGACTACGACGAGAGTCAGGACAGTCCGGAGTACAAGGCCTGTGCGAACCTCGTCGTGGAGTACGCCGATCCCGCCTCGTCCGACACGGTTCTGGATCTCGGCACCGGCACGGGAGCCATCGCGCTGGCGCTCGCCGCCGACGCGAAGCGGGTGATCGGTCGGGACATCAGCGAGGGGATGCTGGCGAAGGCCCGCGAGAAGGCCGACGCCGGCGGCCACGACAACGTCGAGTTCGGCGAGGGGAGCTTCCGCGACCCGAACTACGACGGCCCGGTCGACGTCGTCGTCTCGAACTTCGCCATGCACCACCTCTCGGACGACGAGAAGCGGGAGGCGATCCAGGTGATCGCCGACCTCGGTCCCCGACGCTTCGTCCTCGGGGACGTGATGTTCTTCGGCACGCCCGATCCGGAGGAGCCGTTCTACAGCCCCGAAGTCGACGATCCCTCGACGGTCGGTCTGCTCGCCGACGCGCTGACCGACGCCGGGTTCGCCCTCACCGCGGTCGAGATGGTCCACGAACAGGTCGGCGTGCTGGTCGCCGAGAACACCGTCTCGGCCGAGTCGGTCGCCGAGAGGAGTGACGACGCGACAGAGACGACCGAGTGA
- a CDS encoding Rpp14/Pop5 family protein, producing the protein MKHLPKHVRPRWRYLAVGIETWPDADLSRGAFQRALWFAAQNLVGDTKSADADLTVFDFHFAGGAGETIVRVRRGEVETARAALACIGTVAGAPVGLRVRGVSGTVRACEERYLGRRAGVSRERTVVFDAQTRTVSDRGRASDVHLPGGFAGATDLDFE; encoded by the coding sequence ATGAAACACCTCCCGAAACACGTCCGGCCGCGCTGGCGCTACCTCGCGGTGGGCATCGAGACGTGGCCCGACGCCGACCTCTCGCGGGGCGCGTTCCAGCGGGCGCTGTGGTTCGCGGCCCAGAACCTCGTCGGCGACACGAAGAGCGCCGACGCCGACCTGACGGTCTTCGACTTCCACTTCGCAGGAGGTGCGGGCGAGACCATCGTCCGCGTCCGGCGCGGCGAGGTCGAGACGGCGCGGGCCGCACTCGCCTGTATCGGCACGGTCGCGGGCGCGCCGGTCGGCCTGCGCGTACGGGGTGTCTCGGGGACGGTACGTGCCTGTGAAGAAAGGTATTTAGGACGCCGGGCCGGAGTTTCTCGGGAGAGAACCGTCGTGTTCGACGCCCAGACCCGGACCGTCTCAGACAGAGGACGGGCCTCCGACGTTCACCTGCCGGGCGGGTTCGCGGGCGCGACGGACCTCGATTTCGAGTGA
- the psmA gene encoding archaeal proteasome endopeptidase complex subunit alpha — protein sequence MQGQAQQQAYDRGITIFSPDGRLYQVEYAREAVKRGTASIGIRTADGVVLAADKRSRSPLMEPTSVEKIHKADDHIGIASAGHVADARQLIDYARRQTQVNRLRYGEQIGIETLTKEVTDYIQQYTQVGGARPFGVALLIGGMENGEPRLYETDPSGTPYEWKAVAIGAERRDLQDYLEENYVEGADLAGGVSLALETLASTDDEGLEPDGVGVGTVDAETGEFHRLSNEEIESYLTEHDLLASEEPTDDSEE from the coding sequence ATGCAGGGACAAGCCCAACAGCAGGCCTACGACCGGGGAATCACCATCTTCTCGCCGGACGGCCGACTCTACCAGGTCGAGTACGCCCGCGAGGCGGTCAAGCGCGGGACGGCGAGCATCGGCATCCGGACGGCGGACGGCGTCGTCCTCGCGGCGGACAAGCGCTCCCGTTCGCCGCTCATGGAACCGACCAGCGTCGAGAAGATCCACAAGGCCGACGACCACATCGGCATCGCCAGCGCCGGCCACGTCGCCGACGCCCGGCAACTGATCGACTACGCCCGCCGGCAGACGCAGGTCAACCGCCTGCGCTACGGCGAGCAAATCGGCATCGAGACGCTGACGAAGGAGGTCACCGACTACATCCAGCAGTACACGCAGGTCGGCGGCGCGCGCCCGTTCGGTGTCGCGCTGTTGATCGGCGGGATGGAGAACGGCGAACCGCGCCTCTACGAGACGGACCCCTCGGGGACGCCCTACGAGTGGAAGGCCGTCGCCATCGGCGCAGAGCGGCGTGATCTGCAGGACTACCTCGAAGAGAACTACGTCGAGGGTGCAGACCTCGCGGGCGGCGTCAGTCTCGCACTGGAGACGCTCGCGTCGACCGACGACGAGGGCCTGGAACCGGACGGCGTCGGCGTCGGGACCGTGGACGCCGAGACCGGCGAGTTCCACCGCCTGTCGAACGAGGAGATCGAGAGCTACCTGACGGAACACGACCTGCTGGCGTCCGAGGAACCGACCGACGACTCCGAGGAGTGA
- the pyrE gene encoding orotate phosphoribosyltransferase, with the protein MTDELRAALEAADAVRFGEFELSHGGTSDYYVDKYLFETDPECLRLIAEAFAERVGDAKLAGVALGAVPLVAVTAVETGSPYVIARKQAKEYGTGNRIEGRLTEGEEVVVLEDIATTGQSALDAVEALREAGAVVNRVLVVVDREEGASELLAEHGVELESLLTASELLAEKTR; encoded by the coding sequence ATGACCGACGAGCTACGGGCCGCACTGGAGGCGGCCGACGCAGTGCGGTTCGGCGAGTTCGAGTTGTCCCACGGCGGCACGAGCGACTACTACGTGGACAAGTACCTGTTCGAGACCGACCCCGAGTGTCTCCGCCTGATCGCCGAGGCGTTCGCCGAGCGTGTCGGCGACGCGAAACTCGCCGGCGTGGCACTCGGTGCGGTCCCGCTGGTGGCAGTCACGGCAGTCGAGACCGGGAGCCCCTACGTCATCGCCCGGAAGCAGGCGAAGGAGTACGGGACCGGCAACCGCATCGAGGGTCGGCTCACCGAGGGCGAGGAGGTCGTCGTCCTGGAGGACATCGCCACGACCGGCCAGAGCGCGCTGGACGCGGTGGAGGCCCTGCGCGAAGCCGGTGCGGTCGTGAACCGCGTGCTGGTGGTCGTGGATCGGGAGGAGGGTGCCTCGGAGTTACTGGCCGAGCACGGCGTCGAACTGGAGTCGCTACTGACGGCCTCGGAGCTGTTGGCCGAGAAAACGCGATAA
- a CDS encoding glutaredoxin family protein produces the protein MSNLILYELEGCPYCAKVKNKLADLGLEYESRTVPRSHSERTEVEEISGQTGVPVLIDEEHGVEGMPESDDIVEYLDETYGSAS, from the coding sequence ATGTCAAACCTCATCCTCTACGAGTTAGAGGGCTGTCCCTACTGTGCGAAGGTGAAGAACAAGCTGGCCGACCTCGGACTGGAGTACGAGTCGCGGACGGTCCCGCGCTCTCACTCCGAGCGCACCGAGGTCGAGGAGATCTCGGGCCAGACCGGCGTCCCGGTGCTGATCGACGAGGAGCACGGCGTCGAGGGGATGCCCGAGTCCGACGACATCGTCGAGTACCTCGACGAGACCTACGGCTCCGCGAGCTAA
- a CDS encoding sugar ABC transporter permease — protein MSLLASIARSIGDDARTILGKPAELAREIRYTVEGLREGTVSPKRVARTILATVGATIFVAALLFPIYWILMSALSGGGGSIYSSSGIRLWPDDFSLQPFLWVIGDLIVQSYTVTIDMGAQELFLQTPRIEILDVSDYGVESYSDFQKFLGNSMFVAIPTWILSMCLIVPGAYAFSRREFIARRKLLFGYVLFTQIGGGLGIAALIALYAMFVQVGLNNNRLALSAYYAATAVPFNTWLLKTYMDGIPVSYEEAAVVDGAPPWRVVVEVILPMSAAGLATVSVFTFLTGWTEFVVAQTLLNSGNYTLPVGLFSLVGEYSVPWARFSAFALLFASPIMVVYLFAQRYIEGGLSFGGVEG, from the coding sequence ATGAGTCTGCTCGCCTCCATCGCGCGCTCCATCGGGGACGACGCGCGCACGATCCTCGGCAAGCCCGCCGAACTCGCCCGCGAGATCAGGTACACGGTCGAGGGACTCCGCGAGGGGACCGTCTCGCCGAAGCGTGTCGCCCGGACGATTCTGGCGACCGTCGGCGCGACGATCTTCGTCGCGGCGCTGCTGTTTCCGATCTACTGGATCCTGATGTCGGCGCTGTCCGGCGGCGGCGGGTCGATCTACTCCTCGTCGGGCATCCGCCTGTGGCCGGACGACTTCTCGCTGCAGCCGTTCCTGTGGGTCATCGGCGACCTCATCGTCCAGTCGTACACGGTCACCATCGACATGGGCGCACAGGAGTTGTTCCTGCAGACGCCACGGATCGAGATTCTGGACGTGTCGGACTACGGCGTCGAGTCGTACTCGGACTTCCAGAAGTTCCTCGGCAACTCGATGTTCGTCGCCATCCCGACGTGGATCCTCTCGATGTGTCTGATCGTCCCGGGGGCGTACGCCTTCTCCCGGCGGGAGTTCATCGCCCGCCGGAAGTTGCTGTTCGGCTACGTCCTCTTTACGCAGATCGGCGGCGGCCTCGGCATCGCGGCGCTGATCGCGCTGTACGCCATGTTCGTGCAGGTCGGCCTGAACAACAATCGCCTCGCGCTTTCGGCCTACTACGCCGCGACCGCGGTCCCGTTCAACACGTGGCTGTTGAAGACCTACATGGACGGCATCCCGGTCTCCTACGAGGAGGCCGCGGTCGTCGACGGCGCGCCGCCGTGGCGGGTCGTCGTGGAGGTGATCCTCCCGATGTCGGCCGCCGGCCTGGCGACGGTCTCGGTGTTCACCTTCCTGACGGGGTGGACCGAGTTCGTCGTCGCCCAGACCCTGCTGAACAGCGGGAACTACACCCTGCCGGTCGGGCTGTTCTCGCTCGTCGGGGAGTACTCGGTGCCGTGGGCGCGGTTCTCGGCGTTCGCGCTGCTGTTCGCCTCGCCCATCATGGTGGTGTACCTCTTCGCACAGCGGTACATCGAAGGTGGGCTGTCGTTCGGCGGCGTCGAAGGGTAA
- a CDS encoding carbohydrate ABC transporter permease, whose product MSTSTPVAQRLRNAAPVDSENLSLLLVLPGLFFFSAFMFYPMVYLVYLSFTNARPSNLFAGEEVWVGLANYTQVLSDPQFWNSIWTTWLFVGTSVVLKLALGITIALVVTSDWVRGKRFMRSLIIVPMGLPAIFTITVWRGIFSPAEFGLANQLLGTFGVESVAWFQERWLAFVSYNITEMWLAYPFIVIITVSALQDVPEALHDAAKVDGAGFLARFRHVTLPSIKRPVLFATILTAAASFQQFLIPYVFNDGGPARKNELVIVYGYREAFEFNQYGLGATIMLVAVVFIGVFMWLNVKKGRLAEGVAGDE is encoded by the coding sequence ATGAGCACGTCCACCCCGGTCGCACAGCGCCTGCGAAACGCCGCGCCAGTCGACAGTGAGAACCTGTCGCTGCTGTTGGTCCTCCCCGGCCTGTTCTTCTTCTCGGCGTTCATGTTCTACCCGATGGTCTACCTGGTGTACCTCTCTTTCACCAACGCCAGACCGTCGAACCTGTTCGCCGGAGAGGAGGTGTGGGTCGGCCTCGCGAACTACACGCAGGTCCTGTCCGATCCGCAGTTCTGGAACTCCATCTGGACGACGTGGCTGTTCGTCGGCACCAGCGTCGTGTTGAAACTCGCACTCGGCATCACCATCGCGCTGGTCGTCACCAGCGACTGGGTGCGGGGCAAGCGGTTCATGCGCTCGCTCATCATCGTCCCGATGGGCCTGCCGGCCATCTTCACGATCACCGTCTGGCGGGGCATCTTCTCGCCGGCGGAGTTCGGCCTGGCGAACCAACTGCTCGGTACCTTCGGGGTCGAGTCTGTCGCGTGGTTCCAGGAACGCTGGCTCGCGTTCGTCTCGTACAACATCACCGAGATGTGGCTGGCGTACCCGTTCATCGTCATCATCACGGTCTCGGCGCTCCAGGACGTCCCGGAGGCGCTCCACGACGCGGCGAAGGTCGACGGCGCGGGCTTCCTCGCGCGGTTCCGGCACGTGACGCTCCCGTCGATCAAGCGCCCCGTCCTCTTCGCGACGATCCTGACGGCGGCGGCGTCGTTCCAGCAGTTCCTGATCCCCTACGTCTTCAACGACGGGGGCCCGGCCCGGAAGAACGAACTCGTGATCGTCTACGGCTACCGTGAGGCGTTCGAGTTCAACCAGTACGGACTGGGTGCGACGATCATGCTGGTCGCGGTCGTGTTCATCGGCGTCTTCATGTGGCTCAACGTGAAGAAGGGCCGACTCGCCGAGGGGGTGGCGGGCGACGAATGA